Proteins from a genomic interval of Methanobacteriaceae archaeon:
- a CDS encoding methyltransferase domain-containing protein, producing MHDLYDDFAKVYDECGVDDYSLSFGKGMLKYLDLIHPDESFKKNLDICCGTGTLCGFFKDNGIKTKGVDISNEMIKVAQSKYPDIEFVTCDVSKYSDDETYDFITCSDDALQHITNIDDIKKTIKNVNKLLRPNGLFILDLNNFNLISFEKRNKSLDETRRLVYQLHRENELVCYNVKYYENDELLWENNVFELDISVDELTQMLNDEGFILESCSQHFFFEKQIKKWKLVYKKTDD from the coding sequence ATGCATGATTTGTATGATGATTTTGCCAAAGTTTATGATGAATGTGGTGTAGATGATTATTCACTATCATTTGGTAAGGGAATGTTAAAATATTTGGATTTAATCCATCCTGATGAAAGCTTTAAGAAAAATTTGGATATCTGCTGTGGAACTGGAACATTATGCGGATTTTTTAAAGACAATGGAATCAAAACAAAAGGTGTAGATATCTCTAATGAAATGATAAAGGTAGCACAAAGCAAATATCCTGATATTGAATTTGTTACATGTGATGTTTCAAAATATAGTGATGATGAAACATATGATTTTATTACATGTAGTGATGATGCACTTCAGCATATTACAAATATTGATGATATTAAAAAAACAATTAAAAATGTAAATAAATTACTAAGACCTAATGGCTTATTTATTTTAGATTTAAATAATTTCAATTTAATTTCCTTTGAAAAGCGCAATAAATCTTTAGATGAAACAAGAAGACTTGTTTATCAGCTTCACCGCGAAAATGAATTGGTCTGCTATAATGTAAAATACTATGAAAATGATGAATTGTTATGGGAAAATAACGTTTTTGAACTTGACATATCAGTTGATGAATTAACTCAAATGTTAAACGATGAAGGATTTATATTGGAATCCTGCTCACAGCATTTCTTTTTTGAAAAACAAATAAAAAAGTGGAAACTTGTTTATAAAAAAACAGATGACTAA
- a CDS encoding GNAT family protein, producing MNVSLRKWEKEDGDNLSKLLSNKKILDNLRDGLPYPYTKEDALEYINFILESDPDSTFAYAIDVDGVAVGSIGAFRQENIHSCTAELGYYLDEAYWSKGIMTQAVKMICDKIFNQTDIIRIYAEPFSNNIGSRKVLEKAGFQLEGIMKNNAIKNGKVQDMAMYSYTRDLK from the coding sequence ATGAATGTGTCATTAAGAAAATGGGAAAAAGAAGATGGCGATAATTTATCAAAACTATTGTCAAATAAAAAGATTTTAGACAACTTAAGAGATGGATTACCATATCCATATACAAAAGAAGATGCACTTGAATATATTAATTTCATACTTGAATCTGATCCGGATTCTACATTTGCATATGCTATTGATGTAGATGGGGTGGCTGTTGGAAGTATTGGTGCTTTTAGACAGGAAAATATTCATTCATGCACTGCAGAGCTTGGATATTACCTGGATGAAGCATACTGGTCAAAAGGAATTATGACACAGGCTGTAAAAATGATTTGTGATAAAATCTTTAATCAAACAGATATCATTAGGATTTATGCAGAGCCTTTTTCCAATAATATTGGTTCTAGAAAAGTACTTGAAAAGGCAGGATTTCAATTAGAAGGGATTATGAAAAATAATGCTATTAAAAATGGAAAAGTGCAGGATATGGCAATGTATTCTTATACAAGAGATTTAAAATAA
- a CDS encoding DUF4143 domain-containing protein, protein MKKYLPRYTDRELKDSLDYMGAVLITGPKWCGKTTTAKQQCKSLKELQHPIHGKSYLMLADTNPIELLKGEKPMLIDEWQMAPELWDTVRYLVDESDEDGLYVLTGSTIVDESKIMHSGAGRIKRIVMRPMSLYESGESTGKISLMELFDNNDLNIDGITSNLTISDLIFAACRGGWPESLNKKTKHHQLSIVSDYMDIICNSDTSNVDGVKRNPRTVKAILKSYARNISTLATKKTLMKDIRTEYGDITAPTYNSYIDALERLYVIQNIPAWSPNIRSANTIRKSYKKEFIDPSIAVASLNLTPEKLLKDFETFSFIFENLCIRDLLVYSSCVNGEVLYYHDDSGLEADCVIYLDDGRYALIEFKLGSKEIDKGAENLLKLKELIKKSVKNKKIDLEEPSFLAVITGGNIAYTRADGVKVIPIGVLR, encoded by the coding sequence ATGAAAAAATATTTGCCAAGATATACTGATAGAGAACTAAAAGACTCTCTAGATTATATGGGTGCAGTACTAATAACTGGACCTAAGTGGTGTGGTAAAACTACAACAGCAAAACAACAATGTAAAAGCCTAAAAGAATTACAACACCCTATACATGGAAAATCTTACTTAATGCTTGCTGATACTAATCCCATAGAATTATTGAAAGGTGAAAAACCAATGCTAATTGATGAATGGCAAATGGCACCAGAATTATGGGATACTGTAAGATATTTAGTTGATGAGTCAGATGAAGACGGATTATATGTTTTAACTGGTTCAACAATAGTGGATGAAAGTAAAATCATGCATTCAGGAGCTGGCAGAATAAAAAGAATAGTAATGCGACCTATGAGTTTATACGAAAGTGGTGAATCAACAGGAAAAATATCCTTAATGGAATTATTTGATAATAATGATTTAAACATTGACGGCATTACATCAAATTTAACAATATCTGATTTGATATTTGCTGCTTGCAGAGGTGGTTGGCCAGAATCCCTAAATAAAAAGACTAAACATCATCAACTTTCAATAGTATCAGATTATATGGATATAATTTGTAATAGTGACACTTCCAATGTAGATGGTGTTAAACGTAACCCTCGAACAGTAAAAGCAATACTAAAATCCTATGCTAGAAATATTTCAACATTAGCAACTAAAAAAACACTAATGAAAGATATAAGAACTGAATATGGGGATATTACTGCACCAACATATAACTCCTATATTGATGCTCTTGAAAGATTATACGTTATTCAAAATATTCCTGCATGGTCACCAAACATTAGATCAGCAAATACTATTAGAAAATCATACAAAAAGGAGTTTATTGATCCATCAATAGCTGTTGCCAGTCTTAATTTAACTCCTGAAAAATTGCTAAAAGACTTTGAAACATTTAGTTTTATTTTTGAAAATCTTTGTATACGTGATCTTTTAGTATATTCCAGTTGTGTTAATGGAGAAGTATTATATTATCATGATGATAGTGGTCTTGAGGCAGATTGTGTTATATATCTAGATGATGGGAGATATGCATTAATAGAATTCAAATTAGGCAGCAAAGAAATTGATAAAGGAGCAGAAAATTTACTTAAACTAAAAGAATTAATTAAAAAGAGTGTTAAAAATAAAAAAATTGATTTGGAAGAACCTAGTTTCTTAGCAGTGATTACTGGAGGAAATATAGCTTACACTAGAGCCGATGGAGTAAAAGTCATACCAATTGGTGTTTTGAGATAA
- a CDS encoding GNAT family N-acetyltransferase — protein sequence MSKEEFSVVNDNIAFTAIYDEKIVGFLIMKRFEESFDILRFCYVIVDDTKRGNGYGKQMMILALKYAKEIFGAKKVSLGVFECNVAAYNCYKSVGFKQNKPNTQYLLMGEKWECPELEIEL from the coding sequence ATTTCCAAAGAAGAATTTAGTGTGGTAAATGATAATATAGCCTTTACAGCTATATATGATGAGAAAATAGTTGGTTTTTTAATTATGAAAAGATTTGAAGAATCATTTGATATTTTGCGCTTTTGTTATGTTATTGTGGATGATACAAAACGTGGAAATGGATATGGAAAACAGATGATGATACTAGCGCTAAAGTATGCAAAAGAGATTTTTGGTGCTAAAAAAGTTAGTCTTGGTGTGTTTGAATGTAATGTGGCTGCATATAACTGCTATAAATCAGTTGGATTTAAACAAAATAAGCCAAATACCCAATATTTACTTATGGGTGAAAAATGGGAATGTCCAGAGCTTGAAATTGAGCTTTAG
- a CDS encoding TMEM175 family protein has protein sequence MVDKNSDKHEKKSVLTLGYREINIDPGRMMALCDGIFGMVMTLLIFGIELPELQFQTAVNFETFMINIIPTIGRYATCFILVGAF, from the coding sequence ATGGTTGATAAAAATTCTGATAAACATGAGAAAAAATCTGTTCTCACATTAGGTTATAGAGAGATAAATATTGATCCTGGTAGAATGATGGCACTTTGTGACGGAATTTTCGGTATGGTAATGACTTTATTGATTTTCGGTATTGAATTACCTGAACTCCAGTTCCAAACCGCTGTTAACTTTGAAACATTCATGATTAACATTATTCCAACAATTGGAAGATATGCAACCTGTTTTATTTTAGTTGGAGCATTCTGA